In the Nicotiana tabacum cultivar K326 chromosome 16, ASM71507v2, whole genome shotgun sequence genome, one interval contains:
- the LOC142170215 gene encoding uncharacterized protein LOC142170215, whose translation MKVVEMRMLRWMCNIRKDMIRNEVIRDKIGVASVEDKLRKSRLRWFRNVMRKDIDAPVRRCEILSIVGLRKGRGMPNKYWGEVVRKDMSLLKLTEDMTHDRNTWRSRIRVEGCKLVVCYS comes from the coding sequence atgaaagtagttgagatgaggatgctgagatgGATGTGTAATATCAGGAAGGACATGAtcaggaatgaagttattagggacaagaTAGGAGTGGCATCTGTGGAGGACAAGTTGCGGAAGTCTAGGCTGCGATGGTTCAGGAACGTGATGAGGAAAGACATAGATGctccggttaggaggtgtgagataTTGTCCATTGTGGGTCTTAGGAAGGGTAGGGGCATGCCTAataagtattggggagaggtagtTAGGAAGGACATGTCATTGCTCAAGCTTACTGAGGATATGACCCACGATAGAAATacatggaggtcgaggattagggttgaAGGTTGTAAATTAGTAGTGTGTTACTCCTAG